A stretch of the Porifericola rhodea genome encodes the following:
- the gcvP gene encoding aminomethyl-transferring glycine dehydrogenase — MKINLSSPTTFEHRHNGPRPEEIQEMLSAINASSLEELIDETIPKAIQLKKALKLPEPKSEYDFLQSFKKLAAQNQVFKSYIGMGYYDCIVPSVIQRNILENPGWYTAYTPYQAEIAQGRLEALINFQTMVMDLTAMELANASLLDEGTAAAEAMSMFLGLRKGAKKKAQTFFVDSRTFPQTLDVLKTRALPIDVKLVIGDLKDLDLSDENLFGVLLQYPDADGAVKDYSTLIEEAHNNDIRVAVAADLLSLCLLTPPGELGADCVVGTSQRLGVPMGYGGPHAAYFATREAYKRQIPGRIIGVSQDANGKKAYRMALQTREQHIKRDKATSNICTAQVLLAVMAGMYGVYHGPKGMRKIAERVHAMAVLLEKGLSSLGFAQTNEAYFDTLKVKVEDKALLQKIAQVQEVNLRYFEDEYVGISVDETTRLHDVQALLEIFAQAANRELTFDLLTETEAITINWPENLQRKSDYLQHPVFNMYHAEHDMLRYIKSLENKDLSLVHSMISLGSCTMKLNAATEMMPLSWPEFGGLHPFAPVEQAQGYQRLFKDLQAWLSEITGFAEVSLQPNSGAQGEYAGLMVIRAYHESNGEGHRNKVLIPTSAHGTNFASAVMAGGEVVLVNCDEKGNIDLDDLKAKADKHSEQLSSLMVTYPSTHGVFEEEIMEICDIIHQHGGQVYMDGANMNAQVGLTSPANIGADVCHLNLHKTFCIPHGGGGPGMGPIGVAAHLAPFLPGNPIVEVGGEQAIHAISSAPYGSASILTISYAYIAMMGGSGLTNATKMAILNANYIKQRLDGHYSVLYTGKNGRSAHEMIIDCREYKKVGIEVEDIAKRLMDYGFHAPTVSFPVAGTMMIEPTESESKAELDRFCDALISIREEIREVEEGKADKVDNVLKNAPHTAEIALNDDWSFSYSREKAVYPQSFVRTNKFWPSVSRIDSAYGDRNLMCSCIPMEAYQDAEDQKEEVADLA, encoded by the coding sequence ATGAAGATAAATCTTTCATCTCCTACTACCTTTGAGCACCGCCATAATGGTCCCCGCCCGGAGGAAATTCAAGAAATGTTAAGTGCCATCAATGCCTCTTCTCTGGAAGAACTGATTGATGAGACTATACCCAAAGCCATCCAGTTAAAAAAGGCTCTGAAATTGCCGGAACCTAAATCTGAATACGATTTCCTACAGTCTTTTAAAAAGCTGGCTGCTCAGAACCAGGTGTTCAAATCTTATATTGGCATGGGCTACTACGACTGTATCGTACCATCGGTAATACAGCGAAATATCTTAGAAAATCCTGGTTGGTATACCGCATACACACCCTATCAGGCAGAAATTGCCCAGGGACGTCTGGAGGCACTCATCAATTTCCAGACTATGGTAATGGACCTTACCGCTATGGAACTTGCCAATGCCTCTTTACTGGACGAGGGTACTGCTGCTGCGGAAGCCATGAGCATGTTTTTAGGATTAAGAAAAGGAGCCAAGAAAAAAGCACAAACCTTCTTTGTAGACAGTCGCACTTTTCCTCAGACGCTGGATGTGCTTAAGACACGTGCTCTTCCTATAGATGTAAAGCTGGTAATTGGTGATTTAAAAGACCTTGACCTTAGCGACGAAAATCTTTTTGGCGTACTCCTTCAGTACCCTGATGCTGATGGAGCAGTAAAGGACTACAGTACGCTGATAGAAGAAGCACATAACAATGATATTCGTGTAGCTGTAGCCGCAGACTTGCTCAGCCTTTGTTTGCTTACCCCTCCCGGGGAGTTAGGTGCCGACTGTGTGGTAGGAACCAGCCAGCGTCTGGGTGTGCCTATGGGGTACGGTGGTCCGCATGCAGCTTACTTTGCTACGCGAGAAGCGTACAAAAGGCAGATTCCTGGCAGAATCATTGGAGTATCGCAGGATGCCAATGGTAAAAAAGCTTATCGTATGGCTTTGCAAACCCGCGAGCAGCATATCAAAAGAGACAAAGCTACTTCTAACATCTGTACCGCCCAGGTACTATTGGCAGTAATGGCAGGTATGTATGGCGTATATCATGGACCTAAAGGGATGCGTAAAATTGCTGAGCGTGTACATGCTATGGCTGTTTTACTAGAGAAGGGCTTGAGTAGCCTTGGCTTTGCGCAGACTAATGAAGCGTATTTTGATACCTTAAAAGTAAAAGTTGAGGATAAAGCCCTCTTACAAAAAATCGCGCAGGTGCAGGAAGTGAACCTTCGCTATTTTGAGGATGAGTATGTGGGTATTTCAGTAGACGAAACAACCCGTCTGCATGATGTACAGGCTTTACTGGAAATATTTGCTCAGGCAGCAAACAGGGAACTTACATTTGATCTGCTTACAGAAACAGAGGCTATTACCATTAACTGGCCGGAAAACTTACAGCGTAAATCAGACTATTTGCAGCATCCGGTATTTAATATGTACCATGCCGAGCATGATATGCTGAGATATATCAAAAGCCTGGAAAACAAAGATCTTTCTTTGGTACACTCCATGATATCGCTGGGGTCATGTACCATGAAGCTTAATGCCGCCACTGAAATGATGCCGCTGAGTTGGCCAGAGTTTGGTGGCTTACACCCATTTGCTCCGGTAGAGCAGGCACAAGGCTATCAGAGGCTTTTCAAAGACCTACAGGCATGGCTGAGCGAAATCACTGGTTTTGCCGAAGTTTCTTTGCAGCCGAACTCAGGTGCGCAGGGCGAGTATGCCGGACTAATGGTCATCCGTGCTTATCATGAGAGCAATGGCGAAGGGCATAGAAATAAAGTGCTTATTCCGACCTCAGCACACGGTACCAACTTTGCCAGCGCTGTAATGGCAGGTGGAGAAGTAGTACTGGTGAACTGTGATGAAAAAGGAAATATTGATCTGGATGACCTGAAGGCCAAAGCTGACAAACACAGCGAGCAGCTTTCTTCGCTCATGGTTACCTATCCGAGTACTCATGGTGTGTTTGAAGAAGAAATTATGGAAATCTGTGATATCATCCATCAGCATGGAGGGCAGGTATACATGGATGGCGCTAATATGAATGCTCAGGTGGGGCTTACCAGCCCGGCTAATATTGGAGCTGACGTATGCCATTTGAATTTACATAAAACTTTCTGCATACCTCATGGAGGTGGCGGACCCGGTATGGGGCCTATTGGAGTGGCGGCACATTTAGCCCCCTTCCTTCCCGGTAATCCTATCGTAGAAGTAGGAGGGGAGCAGGCAATTCACGCTATTTCTTCTGCCCCTTACGGGAGTGCCAGCATTCTTACCATCTCTTATGCTTATATAGCGATGATGGGCGGCTCTGGACTTACCAATGCTACCAAAATGGCAATACTGAATGCCAACTACATTAAGCAACGTCTGGACGGACATTACTCAGTATTATATACCGGAAAAAATGGCCGCTCAGCTCACGAGATGATTATTGACTGCCGTGAGTATAAAAAAGTAGGTATAGAAGTAGAAGATATTGCCAAGAGGTTGATGGACTATGGCTTCCATGCGCCTACTGTATCCTTTCCTGTAGCAGGTACCATGATGATTGAGCCTACTGAAAGTGAGTCCAAAGCTGAGCTAGATCGCTTCTGCGATGCGCTCATTAGCATCCGCGAAGAGATTAGAGAGGTAGAAGAAGGAAAAGCAGATAAGGTAGACAATGTACTTAAAAATGCACCTCATACTGCTGAAATTGCCCTTAACGATGATTGGAGCTTTAGCTACAGCCGTGAAAAAGCAGTTTACCCTCAATCTTTTGTGAGAACTAACAAATTCTGGCCTTCCGTAAGTCGTATTGATAGTGCCTACGGAGACAGAAACCTGATGTGTAGCTGTATTCCTATGGAAGCCTACCAGGACGCAGAAGATCAGAAAGAAGAGGTAGCGGATCTGGCTTAA
- a CDS encoding MFS transporter → MISNTVTLAPSPKRYRQAVGAFFIILGVIFSTWASRIPNIQGQLGLSDGAWGSVLFALPLGLLLGLPFSAWAVARLGSQITLVAATLFHIATLPFIGLADNSWQLMIVLFFFGLSGNLINVAVNTQAVAVEAMYKRSIMASFHGLWSLAGFAGAAIGALFISLKIAPWIHFCVIGVLVLGLLILAYRYTLADRSTSQEKQKVFVMPDRQLLGLGFIAFCGMICEGTMFDWSGIYFKKVVEVPDSYTAIGYVAFMCCMAAARFVGDKLASKLGTFTMIQLNGLLVVCGLWLAVALPNIVAATLGFMLVGLGVSTIVPLLYGETGKTSTMAPGTAITAVSSVGFLGFLFGPPAIGYISEATNLRWAFAIVSLLGIGIILLSARVKRKH, encoded by the coding sequence ATGATATCTAACACTGTTACCCTTGCTCCTTCTCCTAAGCGCTACCGACAGGCAGTAGGAGCTTTTTTCATTATTCTGGGTGTTATTTTTTCTACCTGGGCCAGCCGTATCCCTAATATTCAGGGACAGCTTGGTCTTAGCGATGGTGCCTGGGGGAGTGTGCTTTTTGCCTTACCATTAGGCCTACTGCTGGGTTTACCTTTTTCTGCCTGGGCAGTAGCCCGGCTAGGTAGTCAGATTACTTTGGTAGCGGCTACGCTCTTTCATATAGCTACTTTGCCCTTTATAGGGCTGGCTGACAACAGCTGGCAACTGATGATTGTACTCTTTTTCTTCGGACTTTCCGGTAACCTGATTAATGTAGCAGTCAATACACAGGCTGTAGCGGTAGAGGCGATGTACAAACGCTCTATTATGGCTTCTTTTCATGGACTGTGGAGCCTGGCAGGTTTTGCAGGAGCGGCTATCGGCGCGCTTTTTATCTCTCTAAAAATAGCTCCCTGGATACATTTCTGTGTCATTGGAGTATTGGTATTAGGCCTGCTAATTCTAGCATACCGCTATACGCTTGCTGACAGAAGCACGAGTCAGGAGAAACAAAAGGTGTTTGTTATGCCCGACCGGCAGCTATTAGGTTTAGGCTTTATTGCCTTTTGTGGTATGATTTGCGAAGGCACCATGTTTGACTGGAGTGGTATCTATTTTAAGAAAGTAGTGGAAGTGCCTGACTCCTACACAGCGATAGGCTACGTAGCCTTTATGTGCTGTATGGCAGCCGCACGTTTTGTAGGTGACAAACTTGCCAGCAAGCTCGGTACCTTTACTATGATACAACTTAATGGATTGCTGGTAGTATGTGGTTTGTGGCTGGCAGTAGCCTTGCCTAATATTGTAGCGGCCACTTTAGGTTTTATGCTGGTAGGTTTAGGCGTATCAACCATTGTACCTTTACTGTACGGAGAAACCGGAAAAACCAGTACCATGGCCCCCGGCACAGCTATTACAGCAGTATCTTCCGTAGGCTTTCTGGGCTTTCTGTTTGGTCCTCCGGCTATAGGTTATATCTCTGAAGCGACAAACCTACGCTGGGCTTTCGCAATAGTTTCTCTGCTGGGCATCGGTATTATCTTATTGAGTGCAAGAGTGAAGCGAAAACACTAA